TATGAATAAAGCGCTTTCCAAACGATTGTTCTCTGTCAGTGGAATTAAGACTCCCGGTTATTTACTGATTAGAAAAGGTGCTTTCAGTGAAAACATCTCCCTTCAGATACTGGAACGGTTTTCTCCGCCCGTCATCATAAAACCAAATGACCAGGGCTCTACGGTCGGTCTGACCCTGGTCGAGGACGAGGCTCTTTACGATCAGGCAATCGAGGCGGTCTATGCTGTTTCAGAGGAGATGCTGGTCGAAGAGTATATACCGGGACGCGAGCTTACAGTAGCGGTTTTGGATGATTCACCGCTACCGGTGGTGGAGATACTGCCCAAAGGCAAGCTCTATGATTATGAGTGTAAATACACTTCCGGGATGTGCGAATATGCCTGTCCGGCGGATTTACCGGAATCACTGGCGCAAACGCTTCAGGGGCTTGGGAAGCAGGCTTTCGATCTGTGTCAATGCAGGGGCTACGCCAGAGTCGATTTTCGTCTCGATTTAAAGGGCAGACCATTTTGCCTGGAGGTCAACA
Above is a genomic segment from Candidatus Zixiibacteriota bacterium containing:
- a CDS encoding D-alanine--D-alanine ligase, which encodes MKVLVLMGGVSLERDVSLATGREVADALKSVGHEVKAVDTAAGIELPDDLKPQRENLIGRRPPDTKLIAQLDKKQMLTILDLPELNWADVVFLAFHGGSGENGEVQALLDMAGVKYTGSGLLSSALSMNKALSKRLFSVSGIKTPGYLLIRKGAFSENISLQILERFSPPVIIKPNDQGSTVGLTLVEDEALYDQAIEAVYAVSEEMLVEEYIPGRELTVAVLDDSPLPVVEILPKGKLYDYECKYTSGMCEYACPADLPESLAQTLQGLGKQAFDLCQCRGYARVDFRLDLKGRPFCLEVNTLPGMTTTSLVPKAAKASGLSFAELLDKIVKLAL